The DNA sequence TTTTTGTGAATAAAATTACAGAACCTAAGCCCCATTGTATTGACCGCATTCGCTCTCAAAAAATCCAATTAGTAATTAATACTCCTTCGGGGCAAGAGCTGCACAGTTCCGGGCGGGGTATTCGTCGTAGCTGTATTGAATATTCTGTTCCATGTATTACTGAAGATTCGGTGGCCGAAGTGATTACTTTGGCCTTAGAGTATAAAAATAAGAATATATTTGATGTTTATCCATTATAATCTTTTTAGATATAATAAAATTTCTCTATACAACAGAAGATATTTTATATTAAGCTAAAGTAGTTAGAGTTAAGTGTTGTAGTTTTGTCATTTCAGGAGGCTTTTGGTGGTTGCTTTAAAAATTTTTAATTTACATAAAACTTATAAAACTTCTTTTTATAAAAAAAATAAAAAAGTATTAAGTGGATTAAGTTTTAGTGTTCCAGAGGGAGTGGTGACTGGTTTTTTAGGGGGCAATGGTGCTGGAAAAACCACAACGATAAAGTGTATCTTAGACTTATGTATTCCCGACTCTGGCAAAATACTTTTTTTTAATCAGCATAAATTATCTTTGTCTGTGAAACAGAAAATAGGTTTTTTACCAGAAAGACCTTATTTTTATAACTATCTAACAGGTTTAGAGTTTTTAAAGTTTTATGGAAAATTATCCAATATGTCCACGGCTAATATTATTAGCGAGTCTAATCAATTATTAAAAAAACTGGATTTATATCCCTTTAAAGATAAATTACTAGGTTCATATTCTAAGGGAATGCTTCAAAAAATAGGCATTGCTCAGGCTTTAATTCATAATCCAGATTTATTAATTTTAGATGAACCTAT is a window from the Pseudobdellovibrionaceae bacterium genome containing:
- a CDS encoding ABC transporter ATP-binding protein → MVALKIFNLHKTYKTSFYKKNKKVLSGLSFSVPEGVVTGFLGGNGAGKTTTIKCILDLCIPDSGKILFFNQHKLSLSVKQKIGFLPERPYFYNYLTGLEFLKFYGKLSNMSTANIISESNQLLKKLDLYPFKDKLLGSYSKGMLQKIGIAQALIHNPDLLILDEPMSGLDPDGRHYISEIIKDTAKKGKSIFFSSHLLDDVEKISQNLVILKESKLLYEGQTEELLKTYQSGYELHYSLRSEKHILKLKELSAMQSKIENLIKEGAIIFEFKAVRPSLEEVFVNMALSSKKN